The genomic stretch aactggaattaaaataaaaacttaagagcaaataaataaaaaacaagaatacttggaaaaaagaaaaaagaaacccgaCAAAGTCTGTCCTTGTTACCTCTAAAGGTGAACTTCCTGTTATTTTCAGCTGACTGACCGGCTATAGTCATGTGATACAATCAACCATTAACTCTGAGTATAGATTGGTTCTTGTGACAGGAAAGTAGGAGAGGGCAAACTTTTGGCAAGAGAGAGTCTTGGTAGCAAAGGCAGGGGAACCATGGCAGCAAGGTCCCGCGATCCATCTCCGCTTGTCCTGGGCCTGCTGCTGTGTGCTCTGAACCCCACTGTGTCCCAGGCTGGGAAGCTGTTGCTGGTCCCCGTGGATGGCAGCCATTGGCTGAGCGGGCTTGGGGTTATTGAGCAGCTGCACCAGAGGGGACATGACATGGTAGTCCTAGCTTCTGAGGCTTCAATGCACATCAAAGAAGGAGCGTTCTACACCTTGAAGAGGTACCCTGTGCCATTCCGAAGGGAGGACGTGGAAGAAGCTTTTATCGAACTCGGGCATGGTGTCTTTGAGAATGAGCCTTTGCTGCAGCGTGTGGTCAAAACGTACAAGAAAGTCAAGGAGGACTCTGCCCTGATTTTTTCTGCCTGCTCCCACTTATTGCACAACAAGGAACTTATGGCCTTCCTGGTGGAAAGCCGCTTCGATGCCGTGTTGGCAGACCCTTTCCTCCCTTGTGGCCCCATCGTGGCGCTGTACCTGGGTCTGCCTGCTGTGTTCTTCTTGAACGCGCTGCCGTGTGGCCTAGATTTTCAAGGTACTCAGTGCCCCAGCCCACCATCTTATGTGCCCAGGGCTCTGTCCCTTAACTCAGATCACATGACCTTTTTACCACGGGTGAAGAACATGCTCATTTTCTTGTCAGAGAGCTTTCTGTGCAATGTGGTTTATTCCCCATATGGAGCACTTGCCTCAGAAGTCCTTCAGAAAGATGTGACTGTCCAGGACCTGATGAGCTCCGCATCTGTCTGGATTCTCAGAAGTGACTTTGTCAAGGACTACTCCAGGCCCATCATGCCCAACATGGTTTTTGTTGGTGGGATCAACTGTGCCGGCAAAAACCCACTGTCCAAGGTGTGTATTTGAGGGGGAACTTTACAAGTCTATATCCTTGCAAGGACTTTGGATGGATGAACTTGCCCCTGATATATGCCCAGTGAGCATGCTGACATAGTCTCAAATGCCCCCTTTTGTTAGTTTCTGCCTTACAAATCTCCC from Neovison vison isolate M4711 chromosome 3, ASM_NN_V1, whole genome shotgun sequence encodes the following:
- the LOC122902436 gene encoding UDP-glucuronosyltransferase 1A1-like isoform X1, giving the protein MAARSRDPSPLVLGLLLCALNPTVSQAGKLLLVPVDGSHWLSGLGVIEQLHQRGHDMVVLASEASMHIKEGAFYTLKRYPVPFRREDVEEAFIELGHGVFENEPLLQRVVKTYKKVKEDSALIFSACSHLLHNKELMAFLVESRFDAVLADPFLPCGPIVALYLGLPAVFFLNALPCGLDFQGTQCPSPPSYVPRALSLNSDHMTFLPRVKNMLIFLSESFLCNVVYSPYGALASEVLQKDVTVQDLMSSASVWILRSDFVKDYSRPIMPNMVFVGGINCAGKNPLSKEFEAYVNASGEHGIVVFSLGSMVSEIPEKKAMEIADALGKIPQTVLWRYTGTPPPNLAKNTILVKWLPQNDLLGHPKTRAFITHSGSHGIYEGICNGVPMVMLPLFGDQMDNAKRMETRGAGVTLNVLEMTSEDLTNALKTVISDKSYKENIMHLSRLHKDRPIEPLDLAVFWVEFVMRHKGAPHLRPAAHDLTWYQYHSLDVIGFLLAIVLGVVFIAYKCCAWGCRKCFGKKGRVKKSHKSKAH